One genomic region from Magallana gigas chromosome 3, xbMagGiga1.1, whole genome shotgun sequence encodes:
- the LOC136273681 gene encoding uncharacterized protein, protein MSPETLLNFESWGNIILNSSLYRDRVALIAIDEAHILESWGDTFRPTFARLGELRSHFPRTPFLMLTATCTQQILKHITSGIHLPGLKMFTASPDRPNIYLEYKRSKDIFEELGWLFNDIKENGIKTRKTLVYVRSLSQGGRLYRDILGHLKEGAYFEQKKVQRNSHIALYHAGMATKDLEYILHEISKPDSVIRLAVCTIAFGMGINIPDIDLVIHWGACSSVMDYWQEVGRAGRDGRKAKAMYFVTPGSILHASDEMKELCSSLDKCRTKCFRDSILSYFIGYSSISQSLCKLNCIECECSQCSCCYLCQEACPCRMKAKNKN, encoded by the exons ATGTCACCAGAGACACTTCTAAATTTCGAGTCATGGGGAAACATAATACTCAATTCCAGTTTGTATCGTGACAGAGTTGCACTGATTGCCATAGATGAGGCACACATTTTGGAGTCCTG GGGTGATACTTTTCGTCCAACCTTTGCAAGACTCGGAGAACTTCGCTCCCATTTTCCAAGAACTCCATTCCTTATGCTTACTGCAACCTGCACACAGCAGATTCTGAAGCACATCACAAGCGGAATTCACCTACCTGGTCTAAAAATGTTCACTGCATCTCCTGACAG ACCTAACATTTACCTGGAATACAAGAGgtcaaaagatatttttgaagaaCTTGGGTGGCTGTTTAATGATATTAAAGAAAATGGTATCAAAACCAGGAAGACTTTAGTATATGTTAG GAGCTTGAGTCAAGGTGGCCGCCTTTACCGGGATATATTGGGCCATTTAAAAGAAGGTGcctattttgaacaaaaaaaggTTCAGCGCAACAGCCACATTGCTTTGTATCATGCTGGAATGGCTACCAAAGATCTTGAGTACATACTGCATGAGATTTCAAAGCCAGACAGTGTGATACGACTTGCAGTCTGCACAATAGCCTTTGGTATGGGGATCAACATTCCAGACATTGACCTTGTCATTCACTGGGGTGCATGTAGCTCTGTAATGGACTATTGGCAGGAGGTTGGTAGGGCAGGGCGAGATGGACGCAAGGCAAAGGCCATGTACTTTGTAACCCCTGGATCAATACTTCATGCTTCAGATGAAATGAAGGAGTTATGTAGTTCATTGGACAAGTGCAGGACAAAGTGTTTTAGGGACTCTATTCTCTCTTATTTCATTGGATACTCCTCTATATCACAATCTCTTTGTAAACTAAACTGTATTGAATGTGAGTGTTCTCAGTGCAGTTGTTGTTATCTATGTCAAGAAGCTTGTCCATGCAGGATGAAGGCCAAAAACAAGAATTAG
- the LOC136273680 gene encoding uncharacterized protein produces MDLNKCLNCEQPFQIKKKGFKRKSISKLAIPLIRLNDILDKKITLPLTPTQKFLCNDCASLTFKIYKHDTKKNSSFIKPEKLNVKRKFSFTPVKLVKRKCLTSTPKHLTSTPVKSIKLKTFKKEGFKDKVCRYIKDSYYDYALRIMMKKSKCARDAVMNVLRRMIKKEVKNANIPSLKIPSTVKSLQDFQWQRVIQEASHSIPLLTGLLQGSLSCRWNKNADIDDKGNVGSLVPALGFLMGTILHFHNPKKYNLLQTIISVEMYRSGCNQKIFRWFQKLGWCKGVKGTRTAVDKLCTEFDDSINSWKNAIQVELQGPQPDEHQSSVEDSDSDSYSSDDSVNSIISESSENQDSSDVEVSSEDEVDAIPLPQDNSFLNDQIENGNQNPGYSVCWDNVQKLSVTRHHLRQDNKMMLWALCFAAKNRISFRHLDDVDDKCSISDIQLKNYLPSIQDWRNLQKRMECVVQNIVQKNFPQFSEAHVATIQHQYSDISETKSEIVNLGVIQENPSSARGTLEILKYLHKYVPIGQNGHPYPILCHGDQLSVERMVEAKLSMAFSEDETDQLTGLIPRPQGFHKRCIILQDSMNMLFSGSTVGDKGSLFHIKNRFGFRTVKKKISDCVNSAVDFFNFVTEGSVCMIVCNILNIDNIDVNSDVIPEDGTERQEMFEDICKRVVQLVWPKIDMKSIQQAAEGDVVQDSDSDDDPQYLDDTILYWNDQTQDELEETLPYYEDSDDEFDLPEVVDQNSGDSVFQYSCCMLWRGLLHMVQTNAERYNNGEQLISDWRLDMVDFWNNNHNKYLILGHRLLAGINGLLPARIRSEVVWNSTANLLGKPGHNIALDLVNEFLNNEFKANLKNSHGQYTETQVSRCSKIVGSVGKAIEEILQVNVIQDYIPRSPSSDGSSKAKLKKFIEEYGMEDLFVDKGDERHHSGFNDFRHNISVKNPEKLNARLNKYVKVLENEEFLYN; encoded by the exons ATGGATCTAAATAAGTGCCTAAATTGTGAGCAACCATTTCAAATTAAGAAGAAgggttttaaaagaaaatcaatttcaaaactGGCCATACCCTTAATCAGGCTCAATGACATTTTAGACAAAAAAATAACTCTTCCTTTAACACCAACCCAGAAGTTTTTGTGTAATGACTGTGCATCattgacttttaaaatttataaacatgaCACAAAAAAGAACTCTAGTTTCATTAAACCAGAAAAATtgaatgtaaaaagaaaattcagcTTTACTCCTGTGAAACTTGTCAAAAGAAAATGCCTGACATCTACCCCTAAACATCTGACTTCAACCCCAGTAAAAtctattaaattaaaaacatttaagaaagaAGGGTTCAAAGACAAAGTGTGCAGGTACATCAAAGATTCATACTATGACTATGCCTTGAGAATTATGATGAAGAAAAGCAAGTGCGCAAGAGATGCTGTGATGAATGTTCTAAGGCGCATGATTAAGAAGGAGGTGAAAAATGCTAACATTCCATCCCTCAAAATTCCATCAACTGTAAAGTCTTTACAGGATTTTCAATGGCAACGAGTAATCCAAGAGGCAAGTCATAGTATTCCTCTCTTGACAGGACTTTTGCAGGGATCATTGTCATGTCGTTGGAACAAAAATGCTGACAT AGATGACAAAGGTAATGTTGGTTCACTTGTGCCAGCCCTAGGATTTCTTATGGGTACCATTTTGCATTTCCACAATCCCAAGAAGTACAATCTTCTCCAGACTATTATATCTGTTGAAATGTACAGATCAGGATGCAACCAAAAG ATTTTTAGGTGGTTCCAAAAGCTGGGATGGTGTAAGGGTGTTAAGGGAACAAGAACAGCAGTCGATAAATTGTGCACAGAGTTTGATGACAGCATTAACTCCTGGAAGAATGCTATTCag GTAGAACTGCAAGGACCCCAACCTGATGAGCATCAGTCATCAGTAGAGGACTCGGACTCGGACTCGTACAGCTCTGATGACTCAGTCAACTCCATCATTTCAGAGAGTTCAGAGAACCAAGACTCATCTGATGTGGAAGTTAGTAGTGAAGATGAAGTAGATGCCATTCCTCTTCCACAAGACAATTCTTTCCTAAATGATCAAATTGAGAATGGAAATCAGA ATCCAGGTTATAGTGTGTGCTGGGATAATGTCCAGAAGTTGAGCGTGACACGGCATCATCTTCGACAAGACAACAAAATGATGTTGTGGGCCCTGTGCTTTGCAGCCAAGAACAGGATATCCTTCCGTCATCTGGATGATGTTGACGACAAGTGTTCTATAAGTGACATACAACTGAAA aattacctACCATCCATCCAGGATTGGAGAAATCTTCAGAAACGAATGGAATGTGTTGTCCAGAATATAGTTCAGAAAAACTTCCCTCAGTTCAGTGAAGCTCATGTGGCAACTATCCAGCATCAGTACTCTGATATTTCTGAAACAAAGTCAGAAATT GTAAATCTTGGAGTTATTCAAGAGAATCCATCCTCCGCTCGTGGAACACTTGAAATATTAAAGTATCTCCATAAGTATGTACCAATTGGACAGAATGGACATCCATATCCAATCCTTTGTCATGGAGACCAGCTAAGTGTTGAAAGAATGGTAGAAGCAAAGCTGTCAATGGCCTTTAGTGAGGATGAAACAGATCAGCTTACTGGACTTATTCCAAGACCACAGGGATTTCATAAAAGATGCATAATACTTCAAGATTCAATGAACATGTTGTTTAGTGGGAGCACAGTGGGAGATAAGGGTTCTCTGTTTCATATCAAGAACAGATTTGGCTTCCGTacagtgaagaaaaaaatctctgACTGTGTTAACTCTGCTGTGGATTTCTTCAATTTTGTTACAGAAGGAAGTGTTTGCATGATTGTCtgtaatattttgaacattgaTAACATTGATGTGAACTCTGATGTCATACCTGAGGATGGCACTGAAAGACAGGAAATGTTCGAAGACATCTGTAAAAGAGTGGTTCAACTCGTTTGGCCCAAGATAGATATGAAGTCTATACAGCAGGCTGCAGAGGGTGATGTAGTACAAGACTCAGACTCTGATGATGACCCTCAATACCTTGATGACACCATCCTCTACTGGAATGATCAGACACAAGATGAGTTGGAGGAGACTTTGCCCTACTATGAAGATTCTGATGATGAGTTTG ATTTACCTGAAGTAGTAGACCAAAACAGTGGTGATTCTGTGTTTCAGTATAGTTGTTGCATGCTGTGGCGTGGTCTTCTGCACATGGTACAAACAAATGCAGAACGTTACAACAATGGGGAGCAGCTCATATCAGACTGGAGGCTAGACATGGTGGATTTCTGGAATAACAACCACAATAAGTATCTTATTCTTGGACACAGACTCTTAGCAG GTATCAATGGATTGTTGCCTGCGAGAATTCGGAGTGAAGTTGTGTGGAACAGCACAGCGAATCTATTGGGAAAACCAGGCCATAATATTGCTTTGGATCTGGTTAATGAGTTCCTGAATAATGAGTTTAAGG CTAACCTGAAAAACTCTCATGGGCAATACACAGAAACACAGGTCTCAAGATGTAGTAAAATTGTTGGGAGTGTAGGGAAAGCCATTGAGGAGATCCTCCAGGTTAATGTCATCCAAGATTATATTCCACGCTCGCCATCATCAGATGGCTCTTCAAAAGCAAAGTTAAAGAAATTTATTGAGGAGTATGGAATGGAAGATTTGTTTGTTGACAAAGGAGATGAAAGACATCACAGTGGATTTAATGATTTCAGACATAACATTTCAGTAAAAAATCCagagaaattaaatgccaggttaaataaatatgttaaagtGTTGGAAAATGAAGAATTcctttataattaa